The Lacrimispora xylanolytica genome has a segment encoding these proteins:
- a CDS encoding acetate/propionate family kinase, translated as MYTLVINCGSSSLKFQLIEKESEEVMAIGLCERIGIEGSMVTYQRKGEEKSVMKASMPTHKEAVNMMQKLLTDEQSGLIKSLNEVGAVGHRVAHGGEIFTSSALITEETLKAIEECCALAPLHNPASLTGIRACKELMPDTPMVAVFDTAFHQTMPEMSYLYGIPYEYYEKYKVRRYGFHGTSHSYVSMRAAEYLNRNYEDMKIVVCHLGNGSSISAVQNGKSVDTSMGFTPLEGLLMGTRSGDIDPGAIQFLMMKEELTIAEMLDVLNRKSGVLGVSGVSSDFRDIMKAAEEGNHRAQTALNSFTYRVVKYIGAYAAAMGGIDAIVFTAGVGENDGSIRKKICNQLAFLGIGLNEEANSKRGSEQLISTSDSNVAVLVIPTNEELAIARETISIVQ; from the coding sequence ATGTACACATTGGTAATTAACTGCGGAAGCTCTTCCCTTAAATTCCAGTTAATCGAGAAGGAATCAGAGGAAGTGATGGCAATTGGACTTTGCGAACGGATTGGAATTGAAGGAAGCATGGTCACGTACCAGAGAAAGGGCGAAGAAAAGAGTGTGATGAAAGCTTCTATGCCCACGCACAAAGAAGCAGTTAACATGATGCAGAAATTGCTTACCGATGAACAGTCGGGTTTGATAAAGAGTTTAAACGAAGTGGGCGCCGTGGGACACAGAGTGGCCCATGGAGGAGAGATTTTTACATCCTCCGCGCTCATCACAGAGGAGACATTAAAAGCCATTGAAGAGTGCTGTGCATTAGCTCCCCTTCATAATCCAGCCAGTCTGACCGGAATTCGTGCCTGCAAAGAGCTGATGCCAGACACTCCCATGGTAGCAGTATTTGATACGGCATTCCATCAGACCATGCCGGAGATGTCTTATCTCTATGGGATTCCATATGAATATTATGAGAAATACAAGGTACGAAGATATGGATTTCACGGAACCAGTCACAGCTATGTTTCCATGAGGGCGGCAGAGTATCTGAACAGGAATTATGAGGACATGAAGATTGTCGTATGTCATCTGGGGAACGGTTCCAGTATTTCAGCCGTACAAAATGGAAAGTCCGTGGATACAAGCATGGGATTTACTCCTTTGGAAGGGCTCTTAATGGGAACCAGGAGCGGAGACATTGATCCTGGTGCCATACAGTTTCTCATGATGAAAGAGGAGCTGACCATTGCTGAGATGCTTGACGTATTAAACAGAAAATCTGGTGTGCTTGGTGTGTCCGGAGTATCCAGTGATTTTCGTGATATTATGAAGGCAGCAGAAGAAGGAAATCACAGAGCGCAGACAGCCCTTAATTCCTTTACATACCGGGTCGTAAAATATATTGGGGCCTATGCGGCAGCTATGGGGGGAATCGATGCCATTGTGTTCACCGCAGGCGTTGGAGAAAATGATGGAAGTATAAGAAAGAAGATTTGTAATCAGCTTGCATTTTTAGGAATTGGTTTGAATGAAGAGGCGAATTCAAAGAGAGGAAGCGAGCAGTTAATCTCAACCTCTGATTCAAACGTAGCAGTCTTAGTGATTCCTACCAATGAAGAATTAGCAATTGCCAGAGAGACAATTTCTATTGTTCAGTAA
- a CDS encoding GlcG/HbpS family heme-binding protein: protein MSDSQMAGEIAAAVIEALKSERMTLEEALSIMKRGEEMARSLHVAMVFTVVDDGGNMVAMHRMDDSLLAAISVSHAKAYTAAALRISTEEAGRTVLPGQPLYGLQQTHPGKFCVFGGGVPLTSGGRFLGGLGVSGGTTEQDIAVARHAAASCP, encoded by the coding sequence GTGAGTGATTCCCAAATGGCGGGAGAAATTGCAGCGGCTGTCATTGAAGCCTTAAAAAGTGAGCGCATGACTTTAGAAGAGGCTTTAAGTATTATGAAGCGAGGGGAAGAGATGGCAAGGTCACTTCACGTTGCCATGGTATTTACCGTGGTGGATGACGGAGGAAACATGGTTGCCATGCACCGTATGGATGATTCCCTCCTTGCCGCAATATCGGTTTCCCATGCAAAAGCATATACTGCGGCTGCCCTGCGCATCTCCACCGAAGAAGCGGGCAGGACCGTTCTTCCGGGACAGCCTCTTTACGGTCTCCAGCAGACCCACCCCGGAAAATTCTGCGTCTTTGGAGGCGGTGTCCCCTTGACCAGTGGCGGTCGCTTCCTTGGCGGACTAGGTGTGTCAGGCGGCACAACAGAGCAGGATATTGCCGTAGCCAGACACGCTGCGGCCAGCTGCCCATAA
- a CDS encoding glycyl radical protein: MLAKGFTEPTERIKKLKRAIVDAIPYVESERAVLVTESYKETEGLSPIMRRAKAAEKIFNSLPITIHDNELIVGAITKNLRSTEICPEFSYDWVEKEFDTMATRIADPFQIPKETAAELKEAFKYWDGKTTSALADSYMSQETKDCISNGVFTVGNYFYGGVGHVCVDYGKVLKIGFTGIIRQVMEAMAKLDTSDPDYIKKKNFYEALIITYTAATRFAHRYAEKAREMAAVCLDAKRKAELLQIAANCDKVPKQGATNFYEACQSFWFVQILLQIEANGHSISPGRFDQYMNPYLAMDKDISHEFAQELVDCVWVKLNDINKTRDEVSAQAFAGYAVFQNLIVGGQTEDGLDATNEMSYMCMEAVAHVKLPAPSFSIRVHQNTPDEFLYRACELTRLGLGVPAMYNDEVIIPALCNRGVSLADARNYCIIGCVEPQCPHKTEGWHDAAFFNIAKVLEITLNNGKVGDKQLGPVTGDITSFTNLEQLFEAYKKQMEYFVYHLAEADSCVDYAHAERAPLPFLSALVDDCIGRGKSVQEGGAIYNFTGPQAFGVADAGDSLCAIKKHVFENKEITMAQLKEALDHNFGNCCDKTCSLAESTDEDRIYEAVKRILSNNGSINLADLQAQLSKPQKEASGSKEDYAQIKRILENTPWFGNDEDEVDMIARRCGQIYSYEVEKYKNPRGGQFQAGCYPVSANVLFGKDVGALPDGRLAKAPLADGVSPRQGKDTNGPTAAAMSVSKLDHANYSNGTLYNQKFLPSALAGDEGLKHFASIVRSYFDHKGMHVQFNVIDRDTLLAAQKDPDQYKDLVVRVAGYSAQFTVLAKEVQDDIISRTEQTL, from the coding sequence ATGCTTGCAAAAGGGTTTACAGAGCCAACGGAGCGTATAAAAAAACTGAAAAGAGCTATTGTGGATGCAATTCCATATGTTGAATCAGAACGAGCTGTTTTAGTAACAGAATCTTATAAAGAGACGGAAGGGCTGTCTCCGATTATGAGGAGAGCAAAGGCCGCGGAGAAGATTTTTAACAGTCTTCCAATCACCATTCATGACAATGAACTGATTGTGGGTGCAATTACAAAGAACCTCCGTTCCACCGAAATCTGCCCTGAATTTTCCTATGATTGGGTAGAGAAAGAATTTGATACCATGGCAACCAGAATCGCGGACCCATTTCAGATTCCAAAGGAGACTGCAGCAGAGTTAAAGGAAGCATTTAAGTACTGGGATGGAAAGACTACCAGTGCCCTGGCAGATTCCTATATGTCCCAGGAGACAAAAGACTGCATCAGCAATGGTGTATTTACCGTAGGAAACTATTTCTATGGCGGCGTGGGACACGTGTGCGTGGATTATGGCAAAGTTTTAAAAATCGGATTTACCGGTATTATCCGTCAGGTCATGGAAGCAATGGCAAAGCTTGATACCAGTGATCCGGATTATATTAAGAAGAAAAATTTCTATGAAGCCCTCATCATTACATATACGGCAGCCACTCGGTTCGCACATCGTTATGCAGAAAAAGCAAGAGAGATGGCAGCGGTTTGTCTCGATGCGAAAAGAAAAGCAGAACTGCTTCAGATTGCAGCAAACTGCGACAAGGTTCCCAAGCAGGGTGCAACGAACTTCTATGAGGCATGCCAGTCCTTCTGGTTTGTACAGATTCTGCTTCAGATTGAAGCCAATGGACATTCCATCTCACCAGGACGTTTTGACCAGTACATGAATCCCTATCTTGCCATGGATAAAGACATTTCCCATGAGTTTGCACAGGAACTGGTAGACTGTGTATGGGTCAAGTTAAATGATATCAATAAGACCAGAGATGAAGTTTCTGCCCAGGCATTTGCTGGATACGCAGTATTCCAGAACTTAATTGTAGGCGGTCAGACAGAAGACGGACTGGATGCAACGAATGAAATGTCTTATATGTGTATGGAGGCGGTTGCACATGTTAAACTCCCTGCACCATCATTCTCCATTCGTGTGCATCAGAACACACCGGACGAATTCCTTTACCGCGCCTGTGAGCTTACCCGTTTAGGCCTTGGTGTCCCTGCCATGTATAACGACGAAGTAATTATTCCTGCACTCTGCAACAGAGGCGTATCCTTAGCAGATGCAAGAAATTACTGTATCATCGGTTGTGTGGAGCCACAGTGTCCTCATAAAACAGAAGGTTGGCACGATGCCGCATTCTTTAATATTGCAAAGGTCCTTGAAATCACTCTGAATAACGGAAAAGTTGGGGATAAGCAGTTAGGTCCTGTAACAGGAGATATTACCTCCTTTACCAATTTAGAGCAGCTTTTCGAGGCCTACAAAAAGCAGATGGAGTATTTTGTTTACCATCTTGCAGAGGCAGATAGCTGTGTGGATTATGCCCATGCAGAACGTGCACCCCTTCCATTCTTATCTGCTTTGGTGGATGACTGTATTGGCCGTGGTAAGAGTGTTCAGGAAGGCGGGGCAATCTATAACTTTACCGGACCACAGGCGTTTGGTGTTGCTGATGCAGGAGATTCCCTTTGTGCGATCAAGAAGCATGTGTTTGAAAACAAAGAGATTACCATGGCACAGTTAAAAGAAGCGCTTGATCATAACTTTGGCAACTGCTGTGACAAGACTTGTTCTTTAGCGGAATCTACGGATGAAGACAGAATTTATGAAGCAGTAAAGAGAATTTTAAGCAATAACGGTTCCATCAATCTTGCTGATTTACAGGCACAGTTGAGCAAGCCTCAAAAAGAAGCTTCAGGCAGCAAGGAAGACTATGCGCAGATTAAGAGAATTCTTGAGAATACGCCATGGTTTGGTAACGATGAAGACGAAGTGGATATGATTGCAAGACGCTGCGGACAGATTTATTCCTATGAAGTTGAGAAATACAAAAACCCAAGAGGCGGTCAGTTCCAGGCAGGATGCTATCCTGTATCCGCCAATGTATTGTTTGGTAAGGATGTAGGAGCCCTTCCTGACGGAAGACTGGCGAAAGCACCTCTTGCAGACGGAGTATCCCCAAGACAGGGAAAAGATACCAATGGTCCCACTGCGGCTGCCATGTCAGTTTCTAAACTGGATCATGCAAACTATTCAAACGGAACCTTATATAACCAGAAATTCCTTCCATCAGCCCTTGCTGGAGATGAAGGCTTAAAGCATTTTGCTTCCATTGTACGTTCTTACTTTGATCACAAGGGAATGCATGTGCAGTTTAACGTAATCGACCGTGATACCCTTCTTGCGGCTCAGAAGGATCCGGATCAGTACAAGGATCTTGTAGTCCGAGTCGCTGGCTACAGTGCGCAGTTTACTGTGCTTGCAAAAGAAGTTCAGGATGACATTATAAGCCGTACCGAGCAGACGTTATAA